A single window of Nicotiana tomentosiformis chromosome 1, ASM39032v3, whole genome shotgun sequence DNA harbors:
- the LOC104109270 gene encoding WAT1-related protein At1g09380-like isoform X1 has protein sequence MGNEVLPFLLMVTVQVGYAGMNIVGTLVMDAGMDPFVHIAYRQIIATISLVPFAYFFEWKTKPQLTSSILFWIFLCSLSGLTASQIAYFVGLKNSTPTIACALSNLIPAATFLLAIPFGLEKVGFRSKSGQAKVWGTIICVGGAMLLSLYHGPIVIGQSGIHWKFAENTEKKNSTDHVNLILGPLLLIVSTVSYSLWIIFQARVSEKYAAPYTSTMLMCLMASFQCVIIGVFVIHDKAAWFLDRMRTIAVLYNGIVCTALGYCLTSWCIQRKGPLYVSVFYPLMLIITAVLSWTLLREKLYLGTVVGSFLTVVGFYGVLWGKDEEKSKSETENLEIKTDKLKQQGAK, from the exons atggGTAACGAAGTTTTGCCTTTTTTGTTAATGGTGACGGTGCAAGTTGGCTATGCAGGGATGAACATTGTAGGAACACTTGTCATGGATGCTGGAATGGACCCTTTCGTCCACATTGCTTATCGCCAAATAATTGCCACCATTTCCCTTGTTCCCTTTGCTTACTTCTTCGAGTG GAAAACTAAGCCGCAGTTGACATCATCTATTCTTTTCTGGATTTTCTTATGTTCTTTGTCCGG GTTAACCGCAAGTCAGATTGCATACTTCGTTGGGTTAAAGAATTCCACTCCTACTATCGCCTGTGCATTATCAAACTTAATTCCAGCAGCCACTTTTCTCCTGGCTATCCCTTTTGG GTTGGAGAAAGTGGGGTTTAGAAGTAAGTCAGGGCAAGCCAAAGTATGGGGTACAATAATATGTGTTGGTGGTGCCATGTTATTGTCCTTGTATCATGGACCTATTGTAATTGGTCAATCTGGCATCCATTGGAAATTTGCAGAAAATACTGAGAAAAAGAACTCTACTGACCATGTCAATTTAATCTTGGGACCTTTATTGCTTATTGTTAGCACTGTTTCTTATTCATTATGGATTATTTTCCAA gCAAGAGTAAGCGAGAAGTATGCAGCTCCATACACAAGTACAATGTTGATGTGTTTAATGGCAAGTTTTCAATGTGTGATAATTGGGGTTTTTGTGATTCATGATAAAGCTGCTTGGTTTCTAGACCGTATGAGAACTATTGCCGTTCTTTACAAT GGAATTGTATGTACTGCGTTAGGATATTGTCTAACTTCATGGTGTATACAAAGAAAAGGTCCTCTCTATGTCTCCGTTTTCTACCCTTTAATGCTAATCATAACGGCCGTTCTTAGTTGGACTTTGCTTCGTGAGAAACTATATCTTGGAAC AGTTGTAGGATCGTTCTTGACAGTAGTGGGATTCTATGGTGTCCTATGGGGAAAAGATGAGGAGAAATCCAAGTCGGAGACAGAAAATCTTGAGATAAAAACAGATAAATTGAAGCAGCAAGGAGCAAAGTGA
- the LOC104109271 gene encoding GDSL esterase/lipase At1g09390: protein MAWVSFLQQASAYVVVISALSSCFINPVLAQCKNAPVIFNFGDSNSDTGGLVAGLGYPINLPNGRTFFGRSTGRLSDGRLILDFLCQSVNTRFLSPYLDSVGSTFLNGANFAIAGSRLLPKYEPFALNIQVMQFLHFKDRSIELVSAGSGNLVGDEGFHNALSMIDIGQNDIADSFAKNMSYIEVVKMIPSFVTEIKNAIQVIYSQGGRKFWVHNTGPLGCLPQKLTLVQKVSSDLDPHGCLASYNSAAQLFNEGLRHVCQELGSEMKDATIVYVDIYAIKYDLIANSSNYGFSNPLMACCGYGGPPYNYRKGVTCGHPGYQVCSEGSEFLSWDGVHYTEAANRVIASKILSTEYSTPRIGFDFFCH, encoded by the exons ATGGCTTGGGTCTCATTCTTACAACAAGCTTCAGCTTATGTTGTTGTCATTTCTGCACTTTCCTCTTGTTTCATAAACCCAGTTCTAGCTCAGTGTAAAAATGCACCAGTTATTTTCAATTTtggtgattctaactcggatacGGGTGGACTCGTGGCCGGACTCGGGTACCCAATTAACCTCCCAAATGGTCGAACTTTCTTCGGCAGATCAACTGGTCGTCTCTCTGATGGTCGCCTCATTCTTGATTTTCTCT GTCAAAGTGTTAATACAAGGTTCCTGAGCCCATACCTAGACTCTGTGGGATCCACTTTCTTGAATGGAGCAAATTTTGCTATAGCAGGATCTCGTTTACTGCCTAAGTATGAACCGTTTGCACTAAATATTCAAGTCATGCAGTTTCTTCATTTCAAGGATCGCTCAATTGAACTTGTTAGTGCTG GTTCTGGAAATTTGGTTGGTGATGAAGGATTCCACAATGCTCTTTCTATGATAGATATTGGACAAAATGACATTGCCGATTCATTTGCTAAGAACATGTCTTACATAGAAGTAGTCAAGATGATCCCCTCCTTTGTTACAGAGATCAAGAATGCTATTCAG GTCATATATTCTCAAGGAGGGCGGAAATTTTGGGTCCACAACACTGGGCCACTAGGATGCCTACCTCAAAAACTTACCCTGGTTCAGAAAGTTTCCTCTGATCTTGATCCACATGGCTGTCTTGCAAGTTACAATTCTGCAGCACAGCTGTTTAATGAAGGGCTGCGACATGTGTGCCAAGAGTTGGGATCTGAAATGAAGGATGCTACTATTGTGTATGTAGACATATATGCTATCAAATATGATCTTATAGCCAACTCCAGCAACTATG GCTTCTCAAATCCGTTAATGGCATGCTGTGGCTACGGAGGACCTCCATACAACTACCGTAAAGGAGTGACATGTGGTCACCCCGGTTATCAGGTTTGCAGTGAAGGGTCTGAGTTCTTAAGTTGGGATGGAGTTCATTATACTGAGGCAGCCAACAGAGTAATAGCCTCTAAGATACTGTCCACAGAGTATTCCACTCCACGAATCGGCTTCGATTTCTTCTGCCATTGA
- the LOC104109270 gene encoding WAT1-related protein At1g09380-like isoform X3 gives MNIVGTLVMDAGMDPFVHIAYRQIIATISLVPFAYFFEWKTKPQLTSSILFWIFLCSLSGLTASQIAYFVGLKNSTPTIACALSNLIPAATFLLAIPFGLEKVGFRSKSGQAKVWGTIICVGGAMLLSLYHGPIVIGQSGIHWKFAENTEKKNSTDHVNLILGPLLLIVSTVSYSLWIIFQARVSEKYAAPYTSTMLMCLMASFQCVIIGVFVIHDKAAWFLDRMRTIAVLYNGIVCTALGYCLTSWCIQRKGPLYVSVFYPLMLIITAVLSWTLLREKLYLGTVVGSFLTVVGFYGVLWGKDEEKSKSETENLEIKTDKLKQQGAK, from the exons ATGAACATTGTAGGAACACTTGTCATGGATGCTGGAATGGACCCTTTCGTCCACATTGCTTATCGCCAAATAATTGCCACCATTTCCCTTGTTCCCTTTGCTTACTTCTTCGAGTG GAAAACTAAGCCGCAGTTGACATCATCTATTCTTTTCTGGATTTTCTTATGTTCTTTGTCCGG GTTAACCGCAAGTCAGATTGCATACTTCGTTGGGTTAAAGAATTCCACTCCTACTATCGCCTGTGCATTATCAAACTTAATTCCAGCAGCCACTTTTCTCCTGGCTATCCCTTTTGG GTTGGAGAAAGTGGGGTTTAGAAGTAAGTCAGGGCAAGCCAAAGTATGGGGTACAATAATATGTGTTGGTGGTGCCATGTTATTGTCCTTGTATCATGGACCTATTGTAATTGGTCAATCTGGCATCCATTGGAAATTTGCAGAAAATACTGAGAAAAAGAACTCTACTGACCATGTCAATTTAATCTTGGGACCTTTATTGCTTATTGTTAGCACTGTTTCTTATTCATTATGGATTATTTTCCAA gCAAGAGTAAGCGAGAAGTATGCAGCTCCATACACAAGTACAATGTTGATGTGTTTAATGGCAAGTTTTCAATGTGTGATAATTGGGGTTTTTGTGATTCATGATAAAGCTGCTTGGTTTCTAGACCGTATGAGAACTATTGCCGTTCTTTACAAT GGAATTGTATGTACTGCGTTAGGATATTGTCTAACTTCATGGTGTATACAAAGAAAAGGTCCTCTCTATGTCTCCGTTTTCTACCCTTTAATGCTAATCATAACGGCCGTTCTTAGTTGGACTTTGCTTCGTGAGAAACTATATCTTGGAAC AGTTGTAGGATCGTTCTTGACAGTAGTGGGATTCTATGGTGTCCTATGGGGAAAAGATGAGGAGAAATCCAAGTCGGAGACAGAAAATCTTGAGATAAAAACAGATAAATTGAAGCAGCAAGGAGCAAAGTGA
- the LOC104109273 gene encoding uncharacterized protein translates to MPDTNNDINVLESSHLFSDLAASIAPPAHYVIQGKEYDMGYYLADGIYPKRSTLVQTIRDPHSPQKKHFAMKQESCRKDVERAFGVLQARSAIVAGPSRFWRKEMLHDITITCIIPHNMIIENERDLNAPIQDDWECPPPMVEIVVDETHQFEQFLARHKRIKHKDASFRTS, encoded by the coding sequence ATGCCCGACACCAATAATGACATTAATGTTTTAGAGTCATCACATTTGTTTTCCGACCTTGCTGCAAGTATTGCTCCTCCCGCCCATTATGTTATTCAAGGAAAAGAATATGATATGGGTTATTATTTAGCCGACGGTATTTATCCAAAACGATCAACCCTTGTGCAAACTATTCGTGACCCACATTCGCCACAGAAGAAACATTTTGCAATGAAACAAGAATCATGTCGAAAAGATGTTGAACGTGCATTCGGAGTTTTGCAAGCTCGTTCGGCAATTGTTGCAGGACCATCACGTTTTTGGAGAAAAGAAATGCTACATGATATAACAATTACATGTATTATACCGCACAACATGATAATCGAGAATGAGCGTGATCTTAATGCACCAATTCAAGATGATTGGGAATGTCCACCTCCAATGGTAGAAATAGTAGTAGATGAAACTCACCAATTTGAACAATTTTTAGCTCGACACAAAAGAATTAAGCACAAAGATGCTTCATTTCGCACTTCGTAA
- the LOC104109270 gene encoding WAT1-related protein At1g09380-like isoform X2: MESTVSFLRNTGMNIVGTLVMDAGMDPFVHIAYRQIIATISLVPFAYFFEWKTKPQLTSSILFWIFLCSLSGLTASQIAYFVGLKNSTPTIACALSNLIPAATFLLAIPFGLEKVGFRSKSGQAKVWGTIICVGGAMLLSLYHGPIVIGQSGIHWKFAENTEKKNSTDHVNLILGPLLLIVSTVSYSLWIIFQARVSEKYAAPYTSTMLMCLMASFQCVIIGVFVIHDKAAWFLDRMRTIAVLYNGIVCTALGYCLTSWCIQRKGPLYVSVFYPLMLIITAVLSWTLLREKLYLGTVVGSFLTVVGFYGVLWGKDEEKSKSETENLEIKTDKLKQQGAK; encoded by the exons ATGGAATCAACCGTATCTTTTCTTCGCAATACTG GGATGAACATTGTAGGAACACTTGTCATGGATGCTGGAATGGACCCTTTCGTCCACATTGCTTATCGCCAAATAATTGCCACCATTTCCCTTGTTCCCTTTGCTTACTTCTTCGAGTG GAAAACTAAGCCGCAGTTGACATCATCTATTCTTTTCTGGATTTTCTTATGTTCTTTGTCCGG GTTAACCGCAAGTCAGATTGCATACTTCGTTGGGTTAAAGAATTCCACTCCTACTATCGCCTGTGCATTATCAAACTTAATTCCAGCAGCCACTTTTCTCCTGGCTATCCCTTTTGG GTTGGAGAAAGTGGGGTTTAGAAGTAAGTCAGGGCAAGCCAAAGTATGGGGTACAATAATATGTGTTGGTGGTGCCATGTTATTGTCCTTGTATCATGGACCTATTGTAATTGGTCAATCTGGCATCCATTGGAAATTTGCAGAAAATACTGAGAAAAAGAACTCTACTGACCATGTCAATTTAATCTTGGGACCTTTATTGCTTATTGTTAGCACTGTTTCTTATTCATTATGGATTATTTTCCAA gCAAGAGTAAGCGAGAAGTATGCAGCTCCATACACAAGTACAATGTTGATGTGTTTAATGGCAAGTTTTCAATGTGTGATAATTGGGGTTTTTGTGATTCATGATAAAGCTGCTTGGTTTCTAGACCGTATGAGAACTATTGCCGTTCTTTACAAT GGAATTGTATGTACTGCGTTAGGATATTGTCTAACTTCATGGTGTATACAAAGAAAAGGTCCTCTCTATGTCTCCGTTTTCTACCCTTTAATGCTAATCATAACGGCCGTTCTTAGTTGGACTTTGCTTCGTGAGAAACTATATCTTGGAAC AGTTGTAGGATCGTTCTTGACAGTAGTGGGATTCTATGGTGTCCTATGGGGAAAAGATGAGGAGAAATCCAAGTCGGAGACAGAAAATCTTGAGATAAAAACAGATAAATTGAAGCAGCAAGGAGCAAAGTGA